A single window of Ananas comosus cultivar F153 linkage group 19, ASM154086v1, whole genome shotgun sequence DNA harbors:
- the LOC109725017 gene encoding granule-bound starch synthase 1, chloroplastic/amyloplastic-like translates to MATMTASQLISKHAAAKHCGATDSKPRLFQKKITADLKKQAGTAYHGLRSQNKIDLLQMRAIAKPNTKQAATKRDGGASTRPWAVVICGKGMNLVFVGAEMAPWSKTGGLGDVLGGLPPAMAANGHRVMTIAPRYDQYADAWDTNALAQVKVGNSYETVRFFHCYKRGVDRVFIDHPMFLAKVWGKTGSKIYGPTTGIDYQDNQLRFSLFCQAALEAPRVLFLNNSQFYAGPYGEDVVFIANDWHTAALPCYLKSMYKPHGIYRSAKVAFCIHNIVYQGRFAASDFSLLNLPDYFKPSFNFIDGYNKPVKGRKINWMQAGILESDRVLTVSPYYAQELVSGEQRGVELDDTLRRSGVTGIVNGMDVNEWNPSTDKYISVNYDASTVTDAKALNKEALQAEVGLPKNREIPLVAFIGRLEEQKGSDILVAALPEILDENVQVIVLGTGKKKFEKQLESIEETFPQKVRAVMKFNAPLAHQMMAGADIVVVPSRFEPCGLIQLQAMQYGTPPACASTGGLVDTVKEGKTGFHMGLLSADCEAVDPADVKKVVGTVKRAVKVVGTGAFKEMIHNCMAQDLSWKGPAKQWESFLLSLNVAGSEPGVTGEEIAPLAAENIAAP, encoded by the exons ATGGCTACCATGACTGCATCTCAGCTCATCTCAAAACACGCGGCCGCGAAGCACTGCGGTGCAACCGATTCGAAGCCGAGACTGTTCCAGAAGAAAATAACTGCAGATTTGAAGAAACAAGCAGGCACTGCTTATCATGGACTGAGATCTCAAAACAAAATCGACTTGCTTCAGATGAGGGCAATCGCGAAACCAAATACGAAGCAAGCAGCTACGAAGCGCGACGGTGGTGCAAGTACGAGGCCGTGGGCGGTTGTCATATGCGGAAAGGGGATGAACTTGGTCTTTGTTGGAGCTGAGATGGCTCCTTGGAGCAAGACGGGGGGCCTCGGCGACGTTCTCGGAGGACTTCCCCCGGCAATGGCG GCGAACGGGCACCGCGTCATGACGATAGCGCCGCGCTATGATCAGTACGCGGATGCGTGGGATACAAATGCTTTGGCTCAG GTGAAAGTCGGGAACAGCTACGAAACTGTGCGCTTCTTCCACTGCTACAAAAGAGGCGTTGATCGCGTATTCATCGACCACCCTATGTTCCTTGCAAAG GTTTGGGGCAAAACTGGTAGCAAGATTTATGGTCCTACCACTGGAATAGATTATCAGGACAATCAGCTTCGCTTTAGTCTTTTTTGCCAG GCTGCTTTGGAGGCTCCTAGAGTGCTATTTCTCAACAACAGTCAATTTTACGCCGGACCTTATG GAGAGGATGTTGTGTTCATCGCCAATGATTGGCACACCGCGGCTCTACCGTGCTACTTGAAGAGCATGTACAAACCCCATGGCATTTACAGAAGTGCCAAG GTTGCTTTCTGCATTCACAATATCGTGTATCAAGGACGGTTCGCAGCCTCCGACTTCTCCCTCCTTAATCTCCCAGATTACTTTAAACCCTCGTTCAACTTCATCGATGG GTACAACAAACCTGTGAAGGGTAGGAAAATAAATTGGATGCAGGCCGGCATACTAGAATCCGATAGGGTGTTAACTGTGAGCCCGTACTACGCGCAAGAACTCGTTTCGGGAGAACAGCGGGGCGTCGAGTTGGACGACACCCTGCGCAGGAGCGGAGTCACTGGAATCGTAAATGGAATGGATGTCAATGAGTGGAATCCTTCGACCGACAAATATATTTCCGTTAACTATGATGCATCAACT GTGACGGATGCGAAGGCGCTCAACAAGGAAGCATTACAGGCTGAAGTTGGATTGCCTAAAAATAGGGAAATTCCTCTCGTGGCTTTTATCGGAAGGCTCGAAGAGCAGAAGGGATCAGATATTCTGGTAGCAGCCCTTCCAGAGATTTTGGATGAGAATGTTCAAGTCATCGTTCTC GGGACTGGGAAGAAGAAGTTTGAGAAGCAGTTAGAGAGTATAGAAGAAACCTTCCCTCAGAAGGTAAGAGCAGTAATGAAGTTCAATGCTCCCTTAGCTCACCAAATGATGGCCGGAGCCGATATAGTCGTAGTCCCGAGTCGATTCGAACCGTGCGGTCTCATCCAGTTACAAGCGATGCAATATGGCACG CCTCCCGCATGCGCCTCGACCGGTGGACTTGTCGACACAGTTAAAGAAGGCAAAACTGGTTTTCATATGGGACTGCTAAGCGCCGAC TGTGAAGCTGTCGATCCTGCCGACGTAAAGAAGGTCGTCGGGACTGTGAAACGGGCTGTTAAGGTCGTGGGGACCGGCGCGTTCAAGGAGATGATTCACAACTGCATGGCTCAAGATCTCTCATGGAAG GGACCGGCCAAGCAGTGGGAGAGCTTCCTCCTGAGCTTGAATGTCGCAGGAAGCGAACCTGGAGTCACCGGAGAGGAAATCGCACCGCTTGCTGCGGAAAATATAGCTGCTCCTTGA